In Paenibacillus sp. FSL M7-0420, a single genomic region encodes these proteins:
- a CDS encoding PAS domain-containing protein has protein sequence MDNLARNNSILDQAFQLSPVGMAVLSPEGGRWMKINPAFCNMLGCTEPEFLSGTLSGAGRDLQEEFSIQRIGTELVQRQGQPLQEEQRFSGSDGKPFWLSLTFIYAEEEPSSRTVIVYAQDVTDRKIADQLTVDRSDLYNLFIKDDQSMISFSLPDGTITFISPSSYSQIGYHPEEIVGRNRADFYHLEDVEAINSSGSLLKNNISIRRLRHKEGHYLWFETSFHVVRGDKGEITRIMGIGRNVTRRKASEEALASAQRVARIGSWGWDLVKGRITFSDELRRILQYSVETGQVNQEAFLALVHPGDIRILQEAVERAMGLGEPGNTAYRMILPDGEVVMVHVQWDVILGPEGQPAQLFGMMQDITERMHMEEQLRESERNFRLMSENSLDLISRHAIKDSIFLYCSPASRSLLGYEPEEMIGTSAYDYLHPDDLEMILNQMAESVDSGLIPPASYRYRHKNGTYIWFETNSRYIFDAQGRKTEIIAVGRDITERKQFESKLQENEQRYKSLFEYNPAAVYSMNLQGDYLTANANLEKLTGYSLEELLGSYFGPLVAEKDIQKTLHHFTLASQGEPQSYDLTLIHKDGHPVEINTINIPIVVDHQVVGVYGISRDITDHIRYTEQIEKLSNDYTLILNAVSEGIFGLDNEGRVTFINPAGAHMLGFECDEITGHPYLDPIQQTALDGNHYRPEESPLMRAVRAGEAHQSLDAVLWRKDGSSFLAEYQVTPLFDKGERKGAVVVFRDTTGEKEIIRAKELAEKADQAKSEFLAVMSHELRTPMNGIMGMTDLLSETELTEEQRGYTQIISESSASLLYILNEILDFSKIEAGKMTLTREPVSLAELLDNITELFMPKAREKNIELSCRMAADVPELIMGDAARLRQVLVNLVSNAVKFTETGQVSILLSREYSRDRKKLTLKFSVADTGIGIPSEKQPLLFQSFSQLHPSINRKYGGTGLGLAICKKLVELMGGAITVESVVGEGSDFYFILPVDMELGLEHFSDKVSL, from the coding sequence ATGGATAACCTGGCTAGGAATAACAGCATTCTCGATCAAGCCTTCCAGTTATCTCCGGTGGGGATGGCTGTATTGTCTCCGGAAGGAGGCAGATGGATGAAGATTAATCCTGCTTTTTGCAATATGCTGGGCTGCACTGAGCCTGAATTTCTCTCAGGGACTCTATCGGGGGCCGGCCGGGACCTGCAGGAAGAATTCTCTATTCAGCGAATCGGGACAGAGCTTGTACAGCGGCAGGGACAGCCTCTCCAGGAGGAGCAGCGGTTCTCCGGCAGTGACGGGAAGCCGTTCTGGCTCTCCCTGACCTTCATCTATGCGGAAGAGGAGCCTTCCAGCCGAACCGTTATTGTATATGCACAGGATGTAACAGACCGCAAAATTGCTGACCAGCTGACCGTAGACAGAAGCGATCTGTACAATTTATTCATAAAAGACGATCAGAGTATGATCTCCTTCTCCCTGCCCGACGGGACGATAACCTTCATATCGCCGTCCTCCTATTCCCAGATCGGATACCATCCGGAGGAGATCGTCGGCAGGAACCGCGCCGATTTCTATCACCTGGAGGATGTTGAAGCCATCAACAGCTCCGGCAGCCTGCTGAAGAACAATATCTCCATCCGCCGCCTGCGCCATAAGGAGGGCCATTATCTGTGGTTCGAGACATCCTTCCATGTGGTCCGCGGAGATAAGGGTGAAATCACTCGGATTATGGGGATCGGGCGTAATGTTACACGGCGCAAAGCTAGCGAGGAGGCCCTTGCGTCCGCGCAGCGGGTGGCGCGAATAGGCTCATGGGGCTGGGATCTGGTGAAGGGCAGAATCACGTTCTCCGACGAACTGCGGCGTATTCTGCAATATAGTGTGGAGACAGGCCAAGTGAATCAGGAGGCCTTCCTGGCACTGGTCCATCCGGGAGATATCAGGATTCTGCAGGAGGCCGTAGAACGGGCTATGGGACTAGGGGAGCCGGGGAATACGGCTTACCGGATGATTTTGCCGGATGGGGAGGTCGTGATGGTGCATGTCCAGTGGGATGTCATCCTGGGACCGGAGGGCCAGCCAGCCCAGCTGTTCGGCATGATGCAGGATATTACGGAGCGTATGCATATGGAGGAGCAGCTGCGGGAGAGTGAACGGAATTTCCGGCTGATGTCGGAGAACTCCCTCGACCTGATCTCGCGCCATGCGATTAAGGACAGTATCTTCCTGTATTGCTCACCGGCCAGCCGTTCGCTGCTCGGTTATGAGCCTGAGGAGATGATCGGCACCAGTGCCTACGATTACCTGCATCCTGATGATCTGGAGATGATTCTGAATCAGATGGCGGAGAGCGTGGATTCGGGATTGATTCCGCCGGCCTCCTACCGCTACCGGCACAAGAACGGAACCTATATATGGTTTGAGACGAACAGCCGGTATATTTTTGACGCGCAGGGCCGGAAGACGGAGATTATTGCCGTAGGCCGTGACATTACTGAACGCAAGCAATTCGAATCGAAGCTGCAGGAGAACGAGCAACGCTACAAATCCCTGTTCGAGTATAATCCTGCGGCGGTATATTCCATGAATCTGCAGGGGGATTACCTGACGGCAAATGCCAATCTGGAGAAGCTGACCGGCTACTCGCTGGAGGAGCTGCTGGGGAGTTATTTCGGACCGCTGGTGGCCGAGAAGGATATCCAGAAGACGCTGCATCATTTCACCCTGGCCAGCCAGGGGGAGCCGCAGAGCTATGATCTGACGCTGATCCACAAAGACGGCCATCCGGTGGAGATCAATACGATTAATATTCCAATCGTTGTGGATCATCAGGTGGTTGGGGTATATGGGATCTCCCGCGATATTACGGATCATATCAGGTACACGGAGCAGATTGAGAAGCTGAGCAATGATTATACCCTGATTCTCAATGCCGTGTCCGAAGGGATATTTGGTCTGGACAACGAGGGGCGGGTCACCTTTATTAATCCTGCGGGGGCGCATATGCTGGGCTTCGAATGTGATGAGATTACCGGGCATCCTTACCTGGACCCCATCCAGCAGACCGCGCTTGACGGCAACCATTATCGGCCGGAGGAGTCTCCGCTGATGCGGGCAGTCCGGGCAGGAGAAGCCCATCAGAGCCTGGATGCGGTGCTGTGGCGCAAGGACGGCTCCAGCTTCCTGGCCGAGTACCAGGTTACCCCGCTGTTCGACAAGGGTGAGCGCAAGGGAGCGGTTGTCGTCTTCCGTGACACTACCGGGGAGAAGGAGATTATCAGAGCCAAGGAGCTGGCGGAGAAGGCGGACCAGGCCAAATCGGAATTTCTCGCCGTCATGAGCCATGAGCTGCGTACACCGATGAACGGAATAATGGGCATGACCGATCTGCTGAGTGAGACGGAATTGACGGAAGAACAGCGGGGGTATACCCAGATTATCAGCGAGAGCAGTGCATCCCTGTTATATATTCTTAATGAAATTCTGGATTTCAGCAAAATCGAAGCCGGTAAAATGACGCTTACCCGCGAGCCGGTAAGTCTGGCGGAATTACTCGACAATATCACGGAGCTGTTCATGCCGAAGGCCCGTGAAAAGAATATTGAGCTGTCCTGCCGCATGGCTGCGGATGTGCCGGAGCTGATCATGGGAGATGCGGCCCGGCTGCGCCAGGTGCTGGTGAATCTCGTCAGCAATGCCGTGAAATTCACCGAGACGGGACAGGTCTCCATTCTGCTCAGCAGAGAATATAGCAGGGATCGCAAGAAGCTGACGCTTAAATTCAGCGTGGCCGATACAGGGATAGGAATCCCTTCGGAGAAGCAGCCGCTACTGTTCCAGTCCTTCTCGCAGCTGCACCCGTCCATTAACCGCAAGTATGGGGGAACCGGATTGGGCCTGGCCATCTGCAAAAAGCTGGTGGAGCTGATGGGCGGTGCCATTACGGTCGAGAGTGTCGTCGGGGAAGGGTCTGATTTCTATTTTATCCTGCCTGTAGATATGGAGCTGGGTCTGGAGCATTTCAGCGATAAGGTATCCCTATGA
- a CDS encoding C39 family peptidase produces MSRRPSGERLKAKAYTQWETGVASPSSACGPATMAALLEYWHSHKGRTFIPGIRHFDSMAAHINYIYTHHGGTPWGMSARSFVRGLRAYIGAALPPLSYRSDLIKISVFNDIGRYRAEIDAGRPVALKFDKWFSLRWRGRYAYDYHWVLGIGYEDEEDGSCKLVVHDNGVQHPGGGYTPGRERQISYSANKKILTMVSLDLPE; encoded by the coding sequence ATGAGCCGGAGGCCTTCTGGTGAGCGATTGAAGGCGAAGGCGTATACACAGTGGGAGACAGGCGTAGCCTCGCCTTCCTCAGCCTGCGGGCCGGCGACCATGGCTGCCCTCCTGGAATATTGGCATTCGCATAAGGGCCGGACGTTTATTCCGGGTATCCGTCATTTTGATTCCATGGCCGCGCACATCAATTACATCTACACCCATCATGGCGGGACGCCCTGGGGCATGAGCGCACGCAGCTTTGTCAGAGGCCTCCGGGCGTACATCGGCGCAGCCCTACCGCCTTTAAGTTACCGCTCTGACCTGATTAAGATATCCGTGTTCAATGATATCGGGCGCTACCGGGCCGAGATTGATGCCGGGCGTCCGGTTGCGCTCAAATTCGACAAGTGGTTCAGCCTCCGCTGGCGGGGCAGATATGCGTATGACTATCATTGGGTGCTGGGAATCGGCTATGAGGATGAGGAGGACGGCTCCTGCAAGCTGGTTGTCCATGACAACGGGGTGCAGCATCCGGGCGGCGGTTATACGCCGGGCAGAGAACGGCAGATCTCCTATTCAGCCAATAAAAAAATACTTACGATGGTGTCGCTCGACCTGCCGGAATAA
- the pulA gene encoding type I pullulanase, translating to MSVQKEMKEPIDYGDPAATSGISVFDRSFDELFSYDGEDLGLTYSASGSAFCLWAPTAQEAELVLYPSWKDAAQRQIPMVRDVRGTWRLSVPGDLDGMFYTYKVRIGDLWNEAVDPYARAVGVNGDRGAILDLRKTDPARWTQDKPPLEDPVDAVIYELHLRDLSVHPASGITHTGQYLGLAEAGTQGPEGIATGLDHIASLGVTHVQLLPIYDYATESVDETLLTEPHYNWGYDPKNYNAPEGSYASDPYVPGLRIRELKTMIQALHDRGLRVIMDVVYNHVYDGFRVNFTKLVPGYYLRYKQDGRLSNGSGCGNDTASERKMMSRFIIESVLYWAKEYHIDGFRFDLMGLHDTGTMNEIRRRLDELDPSIMTIGEGWVMDTELPEDLRANQRQANEMPGIGHFNDGFRDAVKGNIFLHDQKGFISGGFGFERNVKAGIAGAIYYGPGLGQFAQEPQQSVNFVECHDNHTLWDKLVLSTAGTEDNQRRAMHHLASAIVLTSQGIPFIHAGQEFLRTKDGVENSYKSPVEVNWLDWERCAEHAESVAYMKQLIALRAAHPAFRLRTAEEIRDHLIFEEAPAQAVAFTLRDHAGGDSAEHLYVLYNANPDGAALRLPELGEWNLVFGGEQISGLAGGILTAAGIGMIVLAVN from the coding sequence TTGTCAGTACAGAAGGAAATGAAGGAACCGATTGATTACGGGGACCCGGCGGCTACCAGCGGAATCTCCGTCTTCGACCGGAGTTTCGATGAGCTGTTCAGCTATGACGGAGAGGATCTTGGCCTAACCTATTCGGCGTCCGGCTCCGCGTTCTGTCTGTGGGCCCCGACGGCCCAGGAAGCGGAGCTGGTGCTCTATCCATCCTGGAAGGATGCTGCGCAGCGGCAGATACCCATGGTGCGAGACGTCCGGGGAACCTGGAGACTCAGCGTTCCGGGTGATCTGGACGGAATGTTCTACACCTACAAGGTGCGTATCGGTGATCTATGGAACGAAGCGGTGGACCCGTATGCCCGCGCGGTCGGGGTGAACGGGGACAGAGGGGCTATACTGGATCTGCGCAAGACCGATCCCGCACGCTGGACGCAGGATAAGCCGCCGCTGGAGGACCCGGTGGATGCGGTGATCTATGAGCTTCACCTGCGCGACTTATCGGTTCATCCTGCCAGCGGGATTACGCATACAGGGCAATACCTGGGTCTTGCCGAAGCCGGTACCCAGGGTCCTGAGGGCATTGCCACCGGCCTTGATCATATTGCCAGTCTGGGTGTTACCCATGTGCAGCTGCTGCCTATCTATGATTATGCGACAGAGAGCGTGGATGAGACCCTTCTTACGGAGCCTCATTATAATTGGGGATATGATCCCAAGAATTACAATGCTCCTGAAGGCTCTTATGCGTCAGATCCGTATGTTCCGGGCCTGCGCATCCGGGAGCTGAAGACAATGATTCAGGCACTTCATGACCGCGGCCTGCGTGTCATCATGGATGTGGTCTACAATCATGTCTATGACGGCTTCCGTGTTAATTTCACCAAGCTGGTCCCTGGCTATTATCTGCGGTATAAGCAGGACGGGCGGTTGTCGAACGGCTCCGGCTGCGGGAACGACACTGCTTCTGAGCGCAAGATGATGTCCCGTTTCATCATAGAGTCCGTGTTGTACTGGGCTAAGGAGTACCATATTGACGGCTTCCGCTTCGATCTGATGGGACTGCATGATACAGGGACCATGAATGAGATCCGCCGCCGTCTGGATGAGCTGGACCCCTCGATTATGACCATTGGCGAAGGCTGGGTGATGGACACGGAGCTGCCAGAGGACCTTCGGGCTAACCAGCGCCAGGCCAATGAGATGCCGGGCATCGGGCATTTTAATGACGGCTTCCGCGATGCGGTCAAAGGAAATATATTTCTGCATGACCAGAAGGGCTTCATCAGCGGCGGATTCGGCTTCGAGCGCAATGTGAAGGCAGGCATTGCCGGAGCGATCTACTACGGGCCCGGCCTCGGGCAATTCGCTCAGGAGCCGCAGCAGAGTGTGAACTTCGTGGAGTGCCATGACAATCATACACTGTGGGATAAGCTGGTATTGTCAACGGCAGGAACGGAAGACAATCAGCGCCGCGCTATGCACCATCTGGCCTCGGCCATCGTGCTGACGAGTCAGGGGATACCGTTCATTCATGCCGGGCAGGAGTTCCTGCGGACCAAGGACGGTGTGGAGAACAGCTATAAATCACCAGTGGAAGTGAACTGGCTGGACTGGGAACGCTGCGCGGAGCATGCTGAATCAGTAGCGTACATGAAGCAGCTGATTGCGCTGCGAGCGGCTCATCCCGCCTTCCGGCTGCGTACCGCCGAGGAGATCCGTGACCATCTGATCTTCGAGGAGGCACCGGCGCAGGCGGTGGCCTTCACCCTCCGCGATCATGCCGGAGGAGATTCTGCGGAGCATCTGTACGTTCTGTACAATGCCAACCCGGATGGTGCAGCCCTGAGGCTACCTGAGCTGGGCGAATGGAATCTGGTGTTCGGCGGGGAGCAGATCAGCGGACTGGCGGGCGGCATTTTAACTGCTGCAGGAATTGGAATGATTGTACTTGCTGTGAACTAA
- a CDS encoding TetR/AcrR family transcriptional regulator, which translates to MAAKEDKKQKIMESALTLFAEYDYYRTTTAMVAKAAGVTQPYIFHFFDNKEDLYIAVLKRAYDRIHDTFMEVEAPADQLVGAMGSSFFNLMQTHRSEILMVMQAYTISEAGIKQHSAKLYKTIFDEVTGKFQKAGLPDAEENAIRFMSMGLLVTLSEVLDIPEIKQSIQTNKD; encoded by the coding sequence ATGGCAGCAAAGGAAGATAAAAAGCAAAAAATTATGGAAAGCGCATTAACCTTATTTGCAGAATATGACTACTACAGGACAACAACAGCCATGGTAGCTAAAGCCGCGGGAGTTACACAGCCCTATATTTTTCATTTTTTTGACAACAAAGAAGACTTATATATAGCTGTGTTAAAACGTGCATACGATCGGATTCATGACACTTTTATGGAAGTCGAGGCACCTGCTGATCAGTTGGTTGGCGCAATGGGCAGCAGCTTTTTCAACTTAATGCAGACGCACCGTTCCGAAATATTGATGGTTATGCAGGCTTATACCATATCGGAAGCGGGGATCAAACAGCATTCTGCTAAGCTTTATAAGACTATTTTTGATGAAGTGACTGGCAAATTCCAGAAGGCCGGGTTACCCGATGCGGAAGAAAATGCAATACGTTTTATGAGCATGGGGCTGCTGGTCACGTTATCCGAGGTGCTTGATATACCAGAAATAAAACAGTCCATACAAACGAATAAAGATTAA
- a CDS encoding NUDIX hydrolase gives MTNYIKQIRTLVGTHPLIMAGACVILLDPHGRLLLQQRTDNGMWGLPGGSMEPGEEMIEVAKRELLEEVGLEALDLELLDLFSGPELYYQYPNGDEVHNVVAAYLCKGYRGTIRGDGDEVQDIQFFELDQLPSHISPPDRPIISRFLRNQV, from the coding sequence ATGACCAATTATATTAAACAAATCCGCACCTTAGTCGGAACTCATCCCCTCATTATGGCAGGAGCTTGTGTGATTTTGTTGGACCCTCATGGGCGATTATTATTGCAACAGAGAACAGATAACGGCATGTGGGGATTGCCTGGAGGTTCCATGGAGCCGGGGGAAGAGATGATAGAGGTTGCGAAGCGGGAGCTTTTGGAGGAGGTAGGATTAGAGGCGTTAGACTTAGAGCTACTGGACTTATTTTCTGGGCCGGAATTGTATTATCAGTATCCCAATGGAGACGAAGTACATAACGTTGTTGCAGCATATTTGTGCAAAGGTTACCGAGGAACCATTAGAGGAGATGGAGATGAGGTGCAGGATATTCAGTTTTTTGAGCTAGATCAACTGCCAAGTCACATAAGTCCTCCGGACCGGCCCATCATATCAAGGTTTCTAAGAAATCAGGTGTAG
- a CDS encoding PadR family transcriptional regulator: MISSDVIRGYNDTMILYMLLDGESYGYEISKNIRKLSEEKYIMKETTLYSAFTRLEKNGYIDSFYLDETFGKRRTYYRITPQGLAYYRAKCEEWQITQEVINKFIKEL, encoded by the coding sequence TTGATCAGCAGTGATGTGATTAGGGGATACAATGACACGATGATCCTCTACATGCTTCTGGACGGGGAGTCTTACGGCTATGAGATTTCCAAGAATATACGGAAGCTATCGGAAGAGAAGTACATTATGAAGGAAACCACACTCTATTCGGCATTCACCCGGCTGGAGAAGAACGGTTATATTGATTCCTTTTATCTGGATGAGACGTTCGGCAAAAGACGCACTTACTACCGCATCACTCCCCAGGGTCTTGCCTACTACCGGGCCAAATGCGAGGAATGGCAGATCACGCAGGAAGTTATCAACAAATTCATAAAGGAGCTGTGA
- a CDS encoding permease prefix domain 1-containing protein, with product MDTIIGYLNNMFASLPRTEQMAMLKQELLGNMEEKYYELKHEGKSENEAVGIVISEFGNIDELVSELGLGEDRKEEGIRLPMLDELAVEEFIAAKRKSGLLVGWGVGLILLGAALLILFSGLGENGVMGNVFSEDAMSMIGLVSLLLLLVPAIALFIYSGTKMEKYKYMESGFSLPHPLKAYIEQRQAAFAATYTLSLIMGVCLCVLSPIAIFVTSAFGDEFSSYGVAVLPIMVAVAVFLFVYYGNIRSAYQQLLKTGDFSEAKQEEGRIVGAVAAVVWPLVTCVFLVSGFVFDQWEINWIVFPLTGILFGVFSSVYNMFKKKDAA from the coding sequence TTGGATACCATCATTGGATACTTGAACAATATGTTCGCATCTCTGCCCAGAACGGAACAGATGGCGATGCTGAAGCAGGAGCTGCTTGGCAACATGGAAGAGAAATACTATGAACTGAAGCATGAAGGGAAGTCGGAGAATGAGGCGGTGGGCATCGTTATTTCCGAGTTCGGCAACATTGATGAGCTGGTCAGCGAGCTGGGGCTTGGAGAGGATCGTAAGGAGGAAGGAATACGGCTGCCCATGCTGGATGAGCTTGCTGTAGAAGAATTCATTGCTGCCAAAAGAAAATCCGGCCTGCTCGTAGGCTGGGGCGTAGGGCTGATTTTGCTGGGTGCTGCGCTGCTTATCCTTTTCTCGGGTCTTGGGGAGAACGGGGTCATGGGAAATGTATTCTCTGAAGATGCGATGAGTATGATCGGGCTGGTCTCCCTGTTACTGCTGCTCGTTCCTGCTATTGCGTTATTCATCTACAGTGGCACGAAAATGGAGAAATACAAATACATGGAGTCCGGGTTCAGTCTGCCGCATCCTCTGAAGGCGTATATTGAGCAGCGACAGGCCGCTTTTGCCGCCACGTATACGTTATCGCTTATCATGGGGGTGTGTTTATGCGTGTTGTCGCCGATTGCCATCTTTGTAACTTCTGCGTTTGGAGATGAATTCAGCTCATACGGGGTGGCCGTTCTGCCGATAATGGTGGCTGTAGCCGTGTTCCTCTTCGTGTATTACGGGAATATCCGGAGTGCGTACCAGCAGTTGTTGAAGACAGGCGATTTCAGTGAGGCGAAGCAGGAGGAGGGCCGGATTGTCGGTGCAGTTGCCGCTGTGGTCTGGCCGCTGGTTACCTGTGTTTTTCTGGTCAGCGGTTTCGTGTTCGACCAGTGGGAGATCAACTGGATCGTCTTCCCGTTAACAGGGATTCTGTTCGGGGTGTTCAGCTCGGTCTACAATATGTTCAAGAAAAAAGATGCTGCCTGA
- a CDS encoding glutamate synthase subunit beta — MGKTTGFIEYQRRTPAECEPMERIKNWNEFSVPMEEEQLREQGARCMDCGTPFCHVGRILSGMASGCPLHNLIPEWNDMVYRGNWQVALKRLHKTNNFPEFTGRVCPAPCEGACTVGKNGDSVTIKSIEKAIVDRGFAEGWIVPEPPLTRTGKKVAVVGSGPAGLACAAQLNKAGHSVTVYERADRIGGLLTYGIPNMKLDKKKVQRRVDLLAAEGVTFVTRTEIGRDIAAAQLQEEHDAVVLCGGSTKARDLPLEGRELRGIHQAMEFLTLNTKSLLDSELADGEYLSAAGKDVVVIGGGDTGTDCVATSIRHGCRSVIQLEIMPQSPLTRQPGNPWPEWPKVLKVDYGQQEAASLYEEDPRRYLVNTKRFVGDAGGHVQELHTVRIEWKRTEDGRMAPVEVPGSEEVIPAQLVLLALGFTGPEETVLGQLGVECDERSNVKAEFGAQATNVEGVFTAGDMRRGQSLVVWAINEGRQAAREVDRFLMGSSNLP, encoded by the coding sequence ATGGGTAAAACAACCGGATTTATAGAATATCAGCGGCGGACGCCTGCTGAATGCGAGCCAATGGAGCGGATTAAGAACTGGAATGAATTCTCGGTTCCGATGGAGGAAGAACAGCTGCGTGAGCAGGGTGCCCGCTGTATGGATTGCGGAACACCGTTCTGTCATGTCGGGCGTATATTGTCAGGGATGGCCAGCGGCTGTCCGCTGCATAATCTGATTCCCGAGTGGAATGACATGGTCTATCGCGGGAACTGGCAGGTCGCGCTGAAGCGCCTGCACAAGACGAACAACTTCCCTGAATTTACAGGACGCGTCTGCCCTGCACCATGTGAAGGTGCTTGCACAGTAGGGAAGAACGGCGATTCGGTAACGATAAAATCGATCGAAAAAGCGATTGTAGATAGAGGGTTTGCTGAAGGCTGGATCGTTCCTGAGCCGCCGCTTACCCGTACAGGCAAGAAGGTCGCCGTTGTCGGCTCCGGCCCTGCCGGGCTGGCCTGCGCTGCCCAGCTGAACAAGGCGGGACACAGTGTAACGGTATATGAGCGGGCTGACCGGATCGGCGGACTGCTGACCTACGGCATTCCGAACATGAAGCTGGATAAGAAGAAGGTGCAGCGCCGGGTGGATCTGCTGGCGGCGGAAGGCGTGACCTTCGTCACCCGTACCGAGATCGGCAGGGATATTGCAGCGGCTCAATTACAGGAAGAACATGATGCGGTCGTCCTCTGCGGCGGATCGACCAAGGCGCGCGACCTGCCGCTGGAAGGCCGGGAGCTGCGAGGTATCCATCAGGCGATGGAGTTCCTGACACTGAACACGAAGAGCTTGCTGGATTCCGAACTGGCGGACGGAGAGTATCTGTCGGCGGCGGGCAAGGATGTGGTCGTCATCGGCGGCGGAGATACGGGTACGGACTGCGTAGCCACTTCGATCCGCCACGGCTGCCGCAGCGTAATCCAGCTGGAGATTATGCCGCAGTCCCCATTGACCCGCCAGCCGGGCAATCCTTGGCCGGAATGGCCGAAGGTGCTGAAGGTGGACTACGGACAGCAGGAGGCGGCTTCTCTGTATGAAGAAGATCCGCGCCGCTATTTGGTGAATACGAAGCGTTTTGTGGGTGATGCGGGCGGACATGTGCAGGAGCTGCATACAGTGCGTATTGAATGGAAGCGCACGGAGGACGGACGTATGGCCCCTGTAGAAGTGCCGGGCAGCGAAGAGGTCATTCCGGCGCAGCTGGTGCTGCTGGCGCTGGGCTTCACTGGACCGGAGGAGACAGTGCTGGGACAGCTTGGTGTGGAATGCGATGAGCGTTCCAACGTTAAGGCAGAGTTCGGAGCGCAGGCAACGAATGTGGAGGGAGTCTTCACAGCCGGTGATATGCGGCGCGGCCAGAGTCTGGTGGTCTGGGCGATTAACGAGGGCCGCCAGGCCGCCCGCGAGGTAGACCGCTTCCTGATGGGCTCGTCCAATCTGCCTTGA
- the yfcE gene encoding phosphodiesterase produces the protein MKLMFISDIHGSLYWLEQALAKAEEEQPHTLVILGDFLYHGPRNPLPEGYNPQGVADRLNAYSQSGKSLAAVRGNCDAEVDQMLLQFPMMGDYVLILHEGRKIYATHGHGFSIDHLPALSPQDIFIQGHTHLPVAEVKDGITLLNPGSIALPKENNPNSYGVLENGEFSIKDFEGNIIKRITL, from the coding sequence ATGAAGCTGATGTTTATTTCCGATATTCACGGATCCCTGTACTGGCTGGAACAGGCGCTGGCGAAGGCGGAGGAGGAGCAGCCGCACACGCTGGTCATTCTGGGGGATTTCCTGTATCACGGACCGAGGAATCCGCTGCCGGAGGGGTATAATCCGCAGGGGGTCGCCGACAGGCTGAATGCTTACAGCCAATCGGGCAAATCGCTGGCGGCGGTGAGAGGTAACTGTGATGCCGAGGTGGATCAGATGCTGCTGCAGTTCCCGATGATGGGCGACTACGTGCTGATTCTGCATGAGGGCCGGAAGATCTACGCTACGCACGGGCATGGCTTCAGCATCGACCACTTACCGGCGCTGTCCCCGCAGGATATATTCATTCAGGGGCATACACATCTGCCGGTGGCAGAGGTGAAGGACGGCATTACCCTGCTCAACCCCGGATCGATTGCGTTACCGAAGGAGAACAACCCGAACTCCTACGGCGTTCTGGAGAATGGTGAGTTCAGCATTAAGGATTTTGAGGGCAATATAATCAAGCGCATCACTCTGTAA